A single region of the Bacteroidota bacterium genome encodes:
- a CDS encoding response regulator transcription factor, translating into MHIAIVDDKQPNRVSLQEKLSFLKDINVVFLAANGEDFLNQIKAQKQTIDVVLMDIDMPLMNGIEAVNIATGLYPDTKFLMLTVFDDDDKIFEAIKAGAIGYLLKDENVDKIIDALWQIVEYGGSPMSPRIARKALQLLMGAKIEKKQVEETVLSPREMDILKGLVDGLDYKSVAEKLFISPHTVRTHITKIYQKLHVNSKIQAVNLAVKNRWF; encoded by the coding sequence ATGCACATTGCTATTGTTGATGATAAACAACCCAATAGGGTATCGTTACAAGAAAAACTAAGTTTTCTGAAAGACATAAACGTTGTTTTTTTAGCCGCTAATGGCGAAGACTTTTTAAACCAGATAAAAGCACAAAAACAAACCATTGATGTAGTGTTAATGGATATAGACATGCCCCTCATGAACGGCATAGAAGCCGTAAATATTGCTACCGGCTTATACCCTGATACCAAGTTTTTGATGCTCACTGTTTTTGATGATGATGACAAAATATTTGAAGCCATTAAAGCCGGAGCCATTGGCTATTTGCTAAAAGATGAAAACGTAGATAAAATAATAGATGCCCTTTGGCAAATTGTTGAATATGGAGGTTCGCCCATGAGCCCGCGTATAGCCCGTAAAGCATTACAGTTGTTAATGGGTGCCAAAATAGAAAAGAAACAAGTAGAAGAAACTGTTTTATCACCACGCGAAATGGATATATTAAAGGGTTTGGTAGATGGTTTGGATTATAAAAGTGTGGCAGAAAAACTATTTATCAGTCCGCATACCGTTAGAACACATATTACCAAAATATACCAAAAGCTGCATGTAAACAGTAAAATACAAGCTGTTAACTTAGCCGTTAAAAACAGGTGGTTTTAA